A portion of the uncultured Fretibacterium sp. genome contains these proteins:
- the fliS gene encoding flagellar export chaperone FliS → MENKSSAQFAYQATQISTATKEQLLLITYDIGIRSCRLAETALEEGDGHPQDIDLANREIIRAQDVIRELMVTLNTTRGGDMAQNLMRLYDYMYQLLVEANVKKLPENVRTVRAMLEELKSTWEEALMKLLKDYQEAHPEDEDFRNALSELKQDAPRKPAAPAPSAPKPASRKAGGLNLAG, encoded by the coding sequence ATGGAAAACAAGAGCAGCGCGCAGTTCGCCTATCAGGCGACCCAGATATCGACGGCCACCAAGGAGCAGCTATTGCTGATCACCTACGACATCGGCATACGTTCCTGCCGCCTCGCGGAGACCGCTTTGGAGGAGGGGGACGGGCACCCACAGGACATAGACCTCGCCAACCGCGAGATTATCCGGGCCCAGGACGTTATCCGGGAGCTGATGGTCACCCTCAACACCACCAGGGGCGGAGACATGGCCCAGAACCTGATGCGCCTTTACGACTACATGTATCAACTGCTCGTGGAGGCGAACGTCAAAAAGCTCCCGGAGAACGTCCGCACCGTCCGCGCCATGCTGGAGGAGCTCAAGAGCACTTGGGAGGAGGCCCTGATGAAGCTCCTCAAGGACTATCAGGAGGCCCATCCCGAGGACGAGGATTTCCGAAACGCCCTCTCCGAGCTCAAGCAGGATGCACCCCGAAAACCTGCAGCCCCCGCTCCGTCGGCCCCCAAGCCGGCGTCCCGGAAGGCCGGAGGTCTGAACCTTGCGGGATGA
- the trxB gene encoding thioredoxin-disulfide reductase, producing the protein MEKRELVIIGAGPAGMTAAIYGRRSGLDVLLLEKGATGGQINITDEIENWPGVQHATGPELGNMFREHALKFNTEIRIADVKKVELRDGKKVVVTDKGDIEAEAIVVATGAHFRRLGCDGEAEHIGQGVSFCAVCDGAFYEGEEVAVVGGGNTAVEEGVYLTKFASKVYIIHRRDEFRADRAAIEHALSNPKIVPVWNSVVEKIEGDGVVENLVLKNVKTGELSNLKVAGVFMFVGQTPDDDCVRGLVKAEKGGWILVNEHMETSVEGIFAAGDVCSKHLRQVITAASDGAIAAMGASAYINEQLHLRTTLLEPESVTAFFYSSIDEKQVKLLKAVEDAAKAKGVKLPLIDGYRNARMTEKLELSAKMPALVELRRGAVAKVTAVASEADVQKALA; encoded by the coding sequence ATGGAGAAGAGAGAGCTTGTCATCATCGGAGCCGGCCCTGCGGGAATGACGGCCGCCATCTACGGGCGCCGTTCGGGCCTCGACGTTCTGCTGCTGGAGAAGGGGGCGACCGGCGGCCAGATCAACATCACGGACGAGATCGAGAACTGGCCCGGCGTCCAGCACGCCACGGGCCCCGAGCTGGGCAACATGTTCCGTGAGCACGCTCTGAAGTTCAACACGGAGATTCGCATCGCCGACGTCAAGAAGGTGGAGCTGCGCGACGGCAAGAAGGTCGTGGTCACCGACAAGGGCGACATCGAGGCCGAGGCCATCGTCGTCGCGACGGGCGCGCACTTCCGCCGCCTGGGCTGCGATGGCGAGGCCGAGCACATCGGCCAGGGCGTCAGCTTCTGCGCCGTCTGCGACGGGGCCTTCTACGAGGGGGAGGAGGTCGCGGTCGTCGGCGGCGGCAACACCGCCGTCGAGGAGGGCGTCTACCTCACGAAGTTCGCCTCCAAGGTCTACATCATCCACCGCCGCGACGAGTTCCGCGCCGACCGTGCGGCCATTGAGCACGCCCTCTCCAACCCCAAAATCGTCCCCGTCTGGAACAGCGTCGTGGAGAAGATCGAGGGCGACGGCGTCGTGGAGAACCTGGTGCTCAAGAACGTGAAGACGGGCGAGCTCTCCAACCTCAAGGTCGCGGGCGTCTTCATGTTCGTCGGCCAGACGCCGGACGACGACTGCGTAAGGGGGCTCGTCAAGGCCGAGAAGGGCGGTTGGATCCTGGTCAACGAGCACATGGAGACCTCCGTCGAGGGCATCTTCGCCGCGGGCGACGTGTGCAGCAAGCACCTGCGCCAGGTCATCACCGCCGCCTCCGACGGCGCCATCGCCGCCATGGGGGCCTCCGCCTACATCAACGAGCAGCTCCACTTGCGCACGACCCTCCTGGAGCCCGAGAGCGTCACCGCCTTCTTCTACTCCAGCATCGACGAGAAGCAGGTCAAACTTCTGAAGGCCGTCGAGGACGCCGCCAAGGCGAAGGGCGTCAAGCTCCCCCTCATCGACGGCTACCGCAATGCCCGCATGACCGAGAAGCTGGAGCTCTCGGCCAAGATGCCTGCCCTTGTGGAGCTCCGCAGGGGCGCGGTTGCGAAGGTCACGGCCGTAGCCTCCGAGGCCGATGTCCAGAAGGCCCTCGCCTAG